From a region of the Campylobacter showae genome:
- a CDS encoding aldo/keto reductase: protein MKRREFIKGAATCAVGLATGVNLFAERTIETSAANLTDGVDLSGAKNLGEKLAAMTPYLTLNNRILMPIIGLSADKFDGSKDQNALETALGLGYRLIDTEGDKEEVAATAFAASDLERGQLFIQSSVSAQNADESDMIKSFERSLKKLNTDYVDLLLLHVGASDASSAWRVLQRLYREGLAAAIGICDRLGEFGIENLAKIAQGSEVKPAVYQTPARSYLRHFVTRGKLTDHGVQVQLRYEPGEELKEAAIAQIGEKYSKTRTQIILRWLVQHGVCVIVNAGSKERLLENIDIFGFELADEDAAQIAKLWRS, encoded by the coding sequence ATGAAAAGAAGAGAGTTCATAAAGGGCGCGGCGACTTGCGCGGTGGGGCTTGCTACGGGAGTAAATTTGTTTGCCGAGCGTACTATCGAGACTAGTGCGGCAAATTTGACGGACGGCGTAGATCTAAGCGGTGCAAAAAACCTCGGCGAGAAGCTTGCCGCCATGACGCCGTATCTCACGCTAAATAATAGAATTTTGATGCCGATCATCGGGCTTAGCGCAGATAAATTTGACGGCTCAAAGGATCAAAACGCGCTGGAGACGGCCCTCGGGCTAGGCTACCGCCTGATCGATACGGAGGGTGACAAGGAGGAGGTCGCGGCTACTGCATTTGCGGCTAGCGACTTAGAGCGCGGTCAGCTGTTTATCCAAAGCTCGGTAAGCGCTCAAAACGCGGACGAAAGTGATATGATAAAAAGCTTTGAACGTTCGCTAAAAAAATTAAATACCGACTACGTCGATCTACTTTTGCTGCACGTGGGGGCGAGCGATGCTAGCTCTGCGTGGCGCGTTTTGCAGAGGCTTTACCGCGAGGGACTTGCGGCTGCGATCGGCATCTGCGACCGTCTCGGAGAATTCGGGATCGAAAATTTAGCCAAAATCGCGCAAGGTAGCGAGGTTAAGCCCGCTGTTTATCAGACGCCTGCGCGCTCCTATCTGCGGCATTTTGTTACGCGAGGCAAGCTTACCGACCATGGCGTGCAGGTGCAGCTACGATATGAGCCTGGCGAGGAGCTAAAAGAGGCTGCGATTGCGCAAATTGGCGAAAAATACAGCAAAACGAGGACGCAAATTATCTTGCGCTGGCTCGTGCAGCACGGTGTCTGCGTTATAGTAAACGCCGGCAGCAAAGAGCGTTTGCTTGAAAATATAGATATTTTCGGCTTTGAGCTAGCGGACGAGGACGCCGCGCAGATAGCAAAACTCTGGCGGAGTTAG
- a CDS encoding PQQ-binding-like beta-propeller repeat protein — translation MVAFAEVHGWDAYKGEDPIDEREGMTQLCEAVFELLKEANERGETAKFRADFPPSNVIFDKNLRKKLRDIDQICPLGGENVLFIVSQSDPEGWRKKLYLLEGERVSEVADDVIAVGKSKRNEIYALLSRSEVELIKGYDDRVGGEPIAKFSHDLELTYDEAEILPFNDGSKVLLSCRDGFFLISQSGAKLIHPIYEELYGDDEGNVALYIDMANATLSNDNELIVAGEQDGDHVLMDSEGERLGSIGAQSSYPHFCLFSADDTQLITNSCHFYNGVTIGVDRAALKRGLEVEAYSYDEEGKKNFTLIDDAMRVYAGVATEDFCILGDAYGYIKAVGKDGRKIWRHYLGGTIKSMVLSEAGGVLFVGTYGGRLHKLRLGAGQDSHTIGNGNHKEEFRLIAYEDKIYRW, via the coding sequence ATGGTGGCGTTTGCGGAGGTTCACGGCTGGGATGCCTACAAGGGCGAAGATCCGATTGATGAGCGCGAGGGTATGACGCAGCTTTGCGAGGCGGTTTTTGAGCTGCTAAAGGAGGCTAACGAGCGCGGCGAAACGGCGAAGTTTAGAGCCGATTTTCCGCCCTCAAACGTCATTTTCGATAAAAACTTGAGAAAAAAGCTAAGAGACATCGATCAAATTTGCCCTCTTGGCGGCGAGAACGTCCTTTTTATCGTCTCGCAAAGCGATCCTGAAGGCTGGCGTAAGAAGCTATATCTGCTAGAAGGCGAGCGCGTTAGCGAGGTGGCGGACGACGTCATTGCCGTGGGCAAGTCTAAGCGAAACGAGATTTACGCCCTACTTAGTAGGAGCGAGGTCGAGCTTATAAAAGGCTACGACGACAGGGTCGGCGGCGAGCCTATCGCGAAATTTAGCCACGACTTGGAGCTGACATACGACGAGGCTGAAATTTTACCCTTTAACGACGGCAGCAAGGTGCTTTTGAGCTGCCGCGACGGATTTTTTTTGATCTCGCAAAGCGGCGCGAAGCTCATCCATCCGATCTATGAGGAGCTCTATGGGGACGACGAGGGCAATGTCGCACTCTATATCGACATGGCAAACGCGACGCTCTCAAACGACAACGAGCTAATCGTCGCGGGCGAGCAAGATGGCGATCACGTCCTGATGGATAGCGAGGGCGAGCGGCTGGGCAGCATCGGCGCACAGAGCTCGTATCCGCACTTTTGCCTCTTTAGCGCGGACGATACGCAGCTCATCACAAACTCCTGCCACTTCTACAACGGCGTTACGATCGGCGTGGATAGGGCGGCTCTAAAGCGAGGACTGGAGGTCGAGGCTTATTCGTACGACGAAGAGGGCAAGAAAAATTTCACGCTGATCGACGATGCGATGAGAGTTTACGCGGGCGTAGCGACGGAGGACTTTTGCATCCTCGGCGACGCATACGGCTACATCAAAGCAGTCGGCAAGGACGGGCGTAAAATTTGGCGCCACTACCTGGGCGGCACGATAAAGTCTATGGTGCTAAGCGAGGCCGGGGGCGTGCTATTCGTCGGTACATACGGCGGCAGGCTGCATAAGCTACGCCTCGGCGCGGGCCAAGACAGCCACACGATCGGCAACGGCAACCATAAAGAGGAGTTTAGACTGATCGCTTACGAGGATAAAATTTATCGGTGGTAA
- a CDS encoding dienelactone hydrolase family protein, producing the protein MFRKTFALLVALFAAHLFAGDAYSHTSESARKGIAQAQIALPKNVTGGDIYVGLFKDAPKTQAKAPVVVFLHGSSGINNKIGLDKWQEWLAKEGIASFMFDSMALENRITYKSPADKEIYEKVHSLRSSEIKVALDALKNTEWADTSKLFLAGTSEGAVAVARYDGKDFLGKIINSWSCEENYFVKEHKTALNDTPVLNLISDQDKYFSQKNSYLGNENAAGNCAAAYGDKKNAIVLLLPNAPHTLINLPAARFATVSFIKSILEGTFDTDTVGD; encoded by the coding sequence ATGTTTAGAAAAACTTTTGCTTTATTGGTTGCGCTCTTTGCGGCGCATTTGTTTGCGGGCGACGCGTACTCGCACACGAGCGAGTCAGCCAGAAAGGGCATAGCGCAGGCTCAGATCGCGCTTCCAAAAAACGTCACGGGCGGCGATATTTACGTCGGACTTTTTAAAGACGCTCCAAAGACGCAAGCCAAAGCGCCGGTCGTAGTTTTTCTGCACGGCTCGTCCGGCATCAACAACAAAATAGGCCTTGACAAATGGCAAGAGTGGCTCGCAAAAGAGGGCATAGCAAGCTTTATGTTTGATAGTATGGCTCTGGAAAACAGGATAACATATAAATCTCCGGCAGATAAGGAAATTTATGAAAAGGTCCATTCGCTGCGCTCTAGCGAAATCAAAGTCGCCCTGGATGCGCTAAAAAACACGGAGTGGGCGGATACGAGCAAACTATTTTTAGCCGGCACCAGCGAAGGCGCGGTGGCCGTAGCCAGATACGATGGCAAGGACTTTTTGGGCAAGATTATAAACTCTTGGTCGTGCGAGGAGAACTACTTCGTAAAAGAGCATAAAACGGCGCTTAATGATACGCCGGTTTTAAATTTAATAAGCGATCAGGATAAATATTTTTCTCAAAAAAATAGCTATCTAGGCAACGAAAACGCCGCCGGAAACTGCGCCGCAGCTTACGGCGACAAGAAAAATGCGATAGTTTTACTCTTGCCCAATGCTCCGCACACGCTCATAAATTTGCCAGCCGCGCGCTTTGCGACCGTTTCTTTTATCAAAAGCATACTTGAAGGCACGTTTGACACCGATACGGTCGGCGACTAA
- the rsfS gene encoding ribosome silencing factor, translating to MQERIERIIKILDAKKAEAIEAIDMSGREYIAKCVIIATTMGERHAYSLTDDLKEGLKDEGEQFLGIESSGDWVVIDLGDILIHLMSAQYRAKYNIEEFLSKLKEAKV from the coding sequence ATGCAAGAAAGAATCGAACGAATCATCAAAATCCTAGACGCCAAAAAGGCCGAAGCCATCGAGGCTATCGACATGAGTGGGCGCGAATACATCGCAAAATGCGTCATCATCGCCACCACGATGGGCGAGCGCCACGCCTACTCGCTAACGGACGACCTAAAAGAAGGGCTAAAGGACGAGGGCGAGCAGTTTTTAGGCATCGAAAGCTCCGGCGACTGGGTCGTGATCGATCTTGGCGACATACTCATCCACCTCATGAGCGCGCAGTACCGCGCCAAATACAACATCGAAGAGTTTTTAAGCAAGCTAAAAGAGGCGAAAGTCTAA
- the nadD gene encoding nicotinate (nicotinamide) nucleotide adenylyltransferase encodes MKIALFGGSFDPPHLGHDAIVKAALEQLDADKLIIMPTFISPFKSEFSAPPLLRLKWANEAWGALHKVCVSDYEIAQNRPVPTIESVRHMRQIYAVSELYLIIGADHLASLDKWHEIGELFRLTTFVVASRDDVAVPENFKILNINAPVSSSQIRQNLDKSLMIPCIADEAAKFYQGKTCKKESNESSKS; translated from the coding sequence ATGAAAATCGCGCTTTTTGGCGGTAGTTTTGACCCGCCTCATCTCGGGCACGACGCCATCGTTAAAGCCGCGCTAGAGCAGCTAGACGCGGACAAGCTCATCATCATGCCGACGTTTATCAGCCCGTTCAAGAGCGAGTTTTCGGCCCCGCCGCTACTTCGGCTAAAGTGGGCGAACGAGGCTTGGGGCGCGCTGCATAAGGTCTGCGTGAGCGACTACGAGATCGCGCAAAACCGCCCCGTGCCGACGATAGAGAGCGTGCGGCATATGCGGCAAATTTATGCCGTGAGCGAGCTTTATCTCATCATCGGCGCCGATCACCTAGCCAGCCTAGACAAATGGCACGAGATAGGCGAGCTCTTTAGGCTCACGACCTTCGTCGTAGCTAGTCGCGACGACGTAGCCGTGCCTGAAAATTTTAAAATTTTAAACATAAACGCGCCCGTTTCGTCCTCGCAAATCAGGCAAAATTTAGACAAAAGCCTGATGATACCGTGCATAGCGGACGAGGCGGCGAAATTTTATCAAGGAAAAACATGCAAGAAAGAATCGAACGAATCATCAAAATCCTAG
- the gap gene encoding type I glyceraldehyde-3-phosphate dehydrogenase has product MVKIAINGFGRIGRCAARIILERDDVELVAINDTATRDMTRYLLKYDSVHGEFKQDVKVISDDFIEVNGKKIRVFSTRDLNELSYADYGADVVLECTGKFLTTEKCEPYLARGIKKVVMSAPSKDDTATFVVGVNDDKYAGEAIVSNASCTTNGLAPVAKVLNDKFGIVKGLMTTIHAYTNGQSLVDVKAKDFRRSRAAALNIGPTTTGAAKAIAKVLPELNGKLHGQAVRVPVANVSMVDLTAVLKRPASKEEINEAFRAAAESNLKGILFVDDDYRVSSDFCTSAYSSIVASDTTQVIADDMVKVFAWYDNEWGYSTRLVDLAKIVATK; this is encoded by the coding sequence ATGGTAAAAATCGCGATCAACGGTTTTGGACGTATCGGCAGGTGCGCTGCTCGTATTATTTTAGAGCGAGACGACGTTGAGCTTGTCGCTATCAACGACACGGCGACGCGCGACATGACGCGCTATCTGCTCAAATACGACAGCGTGCACGGCGAATTTAAGCAAGACGTTAAGGTGATAAGCGACGATTTTATAGAAGTAAACGGCAAAAAGATAAGAGTTTTTTCAACAAGAGATCTAAACGAGCTTAGCTACGCAGACTACGGTGCAGACGTGGTTTTGGAGTGTACGGGTAAATTTTTAACTACAGAAAAATGCGAACCGTACCTAGCTCGCGGTATCAAAAAAGTCGTCATGAGCGCTCCGTCAAAAGACGACACGGCGACCTTCGTAGTCGGTGTAAACGACGATAAATACGCAGGCGAAGCGATCGTCTCAAACGCAAGCTGCACCACAAACGGCCTAGCTCCCGTCGCAAAGGTGCTAAACGATAAATTTGGCATCGTAAAAGGGCTCATGACTACGATCCACGCCTACACAAACGGACAGAGCCTAGTAGACGTAAAGGCCAAAGACTTCCGCCGCTCACGTGCTGCAGCCCTAAATATCGGACCGACAACTACTGGAGCTGCAAAAGCGATCGCAAAAGTGCTTCCCGAGCTAAATGGCAAACTACACGGCCAAGCAGTACGTGTGCCAGTCGCTAACGTCTCGATGGTCGATCTAACGGCGGTTTTAAAAAGACCGGCTAGCAAAGAGGAGATAAACGAGGCGTTTAGAGCGGCTGCGGAGTCAAATTTAAAGGGAATTTTGTTTGTCGATGACGATTATAGAGTTAGCAGCGACTTTTGTACGAGCGCATACAGCAGCATCGTAGCTAGCGACACGACGCAGGTCATCGCCGATGATATGGTAAAGGTCTTTGCGTGGTATGACAACGAGTGGGGCTACTCGACAAGACTCGTCGATCTTGCTAAGATCGTGGCTACGAAGTAA
- a CDS encoding phosphoglycerate kinase, translating to MSEILSINDLELSGAKVFVRCDFNVPMDEFLNITDDRRIRSAIPTIRYCLDNGCSVVLASHLGRPKNGFEEKFSLRGVAKRLSRLLDRDVIFAEDVIGADAKAKVAALKPGEILLLENLRFEKGETKNDEALAAELAKYGEFYINDAFGVCHRAHSSVEAITKFYDEKHKAAGFLLQKEINFAQNLIKHPARPFVAVVGGSKVSGKLQALHNLLPRVDKLIIGGGMAFTFLKSLGENIGNSLLEEDLIEDARQILQKGRELGVKIYLPVDVVAAQTFSAESAVKFVPAQEIPSGWMGLDIGPASIRLFKEVIADAQTIWWNGPMGVFEMDKFSKGSIKMSHAIIDTHATTVVGGGDTADVVERAGDADEMTFISTGGGASLELIEGKELPGIKPLRKAAE from the coding sequence ATGAGTGAAATTTTATCGATCAACGATCTTGAGCTAAGCGGCGCGAAGGTATTTGTCAGGTGCGATTTTAACGTACCTATGGACGAGTTTTTAAATATCACCGACGACCGCAGGATCCGCTCAGCGATACCAACTATCCGCTACTGCCTAGATAACGGCTGCAGCGTGGTTTTGGCTAGTCACTTAGGACGTCCTAAAAACGGCTTTGAGGAGAAATTTTCGCTACGAGGCGTGGCAAAGAGGCTTTCTAGGCTACTTGATAGAGATGTGATTTTTGCCGAGGACGTCATCGGAGCGGACGCCAAAGCTAAAGTCGCTGCACTAAAGCCCGGCGAAATTTTACTTCTTGAAAATTTGCGCTTTGAAAAGGGCGAGACTAAAAACGACGAGGCGTTAGCCGCCGAGCTCGCTAAATACGGCGAATTTTACATAAACGACGCGTTTGGCGTCTGCCACAGGGCGCACAGCTCGGTTGAGGCAATCACTAAATTTTACGACGAGAAGCATAAAGCGGCGGGATTTTTGCTGCAAAAGGAGATAAATTTCGCTCAAAATCTCATCAAACACCCTGCGCGTCCTTTCGTCGCGGTCGTTGGTGGTAGCAAGGTAAGCGGTAAGCTGCAAGCTCTGCACAACCTGCTTCCGCGAGTGGATAAGCTCATCATCGGCGGCGGCATGGCGTTTACGTTTCTAAAATCGCTCGGCGAAAATATCGGAAACTCGCTGCTTGAAGAGGATCTTATCGAGGACGCAAGGCAAATTTTACAAAAAGGCAGGGAGCTTGGCGTTAAAATTTACCTGCCCGTAGACGTCGTCGCAGCCCAAACCTTTTCAGCTGAAAGCGCCGTGAAATTCGTCCCCGCTCAAGAAATACCTAGCGGCTGGATGGGCCTAGATATCGGGCCGGCGTCGATAAGGCTTTTTAAAGAGGTCATCGCCGACGCGCAAACCATCTGGTGGAACGGGCCGATGGGGGTTTTTGAGATGGATAAATTTAGCAAAGGCAGCATCAAAATGAGCCACGCCATCATCGACACTCACGCGACTACCGTCGTTGGCGGCGGCGATACGGCCGACGTCGTCGAGCGCGCTGGAGATGCTGACGAGATGACCTTTATCTCGACTGGCGGCGGCGCAAGTCTGGAGCTCATAGAGGGCAAGGAGCTGCCGGGTATAAAGCCGCTTAGAAAGGCTGCGGAGTGA
- a CDS encoding triose-phosphate isomerase, which translates to MRFLANLKCNHTRASFKEYAQILDANLSANDDVTVFPPFSALDLAAHKFKLGAQNFYPCESGAHTGEIGKAMLDEFGVKSVLIGHSERRELGESEELLRAKFDFAVKAGWQIVYCIGENLSVNEAGRTKEFLAEQLKNIDLGYERLLIAYEPIWAIGTGRSASAEQIEEILNFIREQTSAPLLYGGSVNAANIGGIAGIKNCDGVLVGTASWEASKFLELIRAHSHRYTSLS; encoded by the coding sequence GTGAGGTTTTTAGCAAATTTAAAGTGCAATCACACGAGAGCTAGCTTTAAAGAGTACGCCCAAATTTTAGATGCAAATTTAAGCGCAAACGACGATGTAACGGTGTTTCCGCCGTTTAGCGCGCTTGATCTTGCGGCTCATAAATTTAAGCTCGGCGCTCAAAATTTCTACCCGTGCGAAAGCGGCGCTCACACCGGCGAGATCGGCAAGGCGATGCTGGACGAATTTGGCGTAAAAAGCGTGCTGATCGGACACTCCGAACGGCGAGAGCTTGGCGAGAGCGAGGAGCTCTTGCGCGCTAAATTTGACTTCGCCGTAAAGGCTGGCTGGCAGATCGTCTACTGCATCGGCGAAAATTTGAGCGTGAACGAAGCTGGGCGCACGAAGGAGTTTTTGGCGGAGCAGCTAAAAAATATCGACCTTGGCTACGAGCGCTTGCTGATCGCCTACGAGCCGATCTGGGCGATAGGTACAGGCAGGAGCGCGAGCGCGGAGCAAATCGAGGAGATATTAAATTTCATCCGCGAGCAGACGAGCGCGCCGCTGCTTTACGGAGGCAGCGTGAATGCCGCAAATATCGGCGGGATAGCGGGGATTAAAAACTGCGACGGAGTATTAGTAGGTACGGCGAGCTGGGAGGCGTCGAAATTCTTGGAGCTTATACGCGCCCACTCGCATCGCTATACTTCGTTGTCTTAA
- the fabI gene encoding enoyl-ACP reductase FabI: protein MILKGKKGLIVGVANAKSIAYGIAEACHAQGAQMAFTYLNDALKKRVEPIAEEFGSKFVYELDVNNQAHLDGLADRIKADLGEIDFVVHAVAYAPKEALEGEFVNTTKEAFDIAMGTSVYSLLSLTRAVLPVLKEGGSVLTLTYLGGPKFVPHYNVMGVAKAALESSVRYLAHDLGARGIRVNAISAGPIKTLAASGIGDFRMILRYNEVNSPLKRNVTTQDVGNSAMYLLSDLASGVTGEVHYVDCGYNIMGMGDVATDAEGNTILAWDAK, encoded by the coding sequence ATGATTTTAAAAGGAAAAAAGGGCCTCATCGTCGGCGTCGCTAACGCCAAATCTATCGCTTACGGTATTGCCGAAGCTTGTCACGCGCAGGGTGCGCAGATGGCGTTTACCTACCTAAACGACGCGCTGAAAAAACGCGTGGAGCCGATCGCGGAGGAGTTCGGCAGCAAATTCGTCTATGAGCTCGACGTAAACAACCAAGCCCACCTAGACGGCCTTGCGGATCGCATCAAGGCAGATCTTGGCGAGATAGATTTCGTCGTGCATGCGGTGGCCTATGCGCCAAAAGAAGCGCTTGAGGGCGAGTTCGTAAACACGACTAAAGAAGCCTTTGATATTGCGATGGGCACGAGCGTGTATTCGCTGCTAAGCCTCACGCGCGCGGTACTTCCGGTGCTAAAAGAGGGCGGCTCGGTGCTCACGCTCACCTATCTTGGCGGACCAAAATTCGTGCCTCACTACAACGTAATGGGCGTCGCAAAAGCAGCTCTTGAAAGCTCGGTGCGCTACCTAGCTCACGATCTTGGCGCGCGCGGTATCCGCGTAAACGCTATCAGCGCAGGCCCGATCAAGACGCTTGCGGCAAGCGGAATCGGCGACTTTAGGATGATTTTACGCTACAACGAAGTAAACAGCCCACTAAAACGCAACGTCACGACACAAGACGTCGGCAATAGCGCGATGTATCTGCTTAGCGACCTTGCTAGCGGCGTGACGGGCGAGGTGCACTACGTCGACTGCGGCTACAACATCATGGGCATGGGCGACGTAGCCACCGACGCCGAGGGCAACACTATCCTAGCTTGGGACGCAAAATAA
- a CDS encoding DUF2625 family protein: protein MRSLGELIDTNEPGWALIEEWLKEAKNGYEILPRDEGRAQSELLGLWVTTRSPMGALVYSCGGIVVDGGWLRVLGSRCERMKRGIYSFNLGKSFSEAGQMPIYLLVADDILGGFSCDKRRRL, encoded by the coding sequence ATGAGGTCTTTGGGCGAGCTTATAGACACAAATGAGCCGGGCTGGGCGCTAATAGAAGAGTGGCTAAAAGAGGCCAAAAATGGCTATGAGATTTTACCGCGTGACGAGGGCAGGGCGCAAAGCGAGCTTTTGGGACTTTGGGTCACTACACGCTCGCCGATGGGCGCGCTTGTCTACAGCTGCGGCGGTATCGTGGTAGACGGCGGTTGGCTGCGCGTGCTAGGCTCAAGATGTGAACGGATGAAGCGCGGAATTTATAGCTTCAACCTTGGCAAAAGCTTTAGCGAGGCTGGGCAGATGCCCATCTATTTGCTCGTGGCGGACGATATTCTGGGTGGATTTTCTTGCGATAAACGGCGGCGCCTTTGA
- a CDS encoding DUF2625 family protein encodes MDFLAINGGAFDGKAGNVFYYAPDSGEWEDTQLGHSQFLCWALYGDISKFYELYRWDGWRDGVSKFSLDRVMFALPPILWQDANVKLKLKQMKKDGMDIDEYFASIFSGGE; translated from the coding sequence GTGGATTTTCTTGCGATAAACGGCGGCGCCTTTGATGGCAAAGCGGGCAACGTCTTTTACTACGCGCCAGATAGCGGCGAATGGGAGGATACGCAGCTTGGCCACTCGCAGTTTTTGTGCTGGGCGCTTTACGGAGATATATCTAAATTTTACGAGCTTTACCGCTGGGATGGCTGGCGCGATGGCGTGAGTAAATTTAGCCTTGATAGGGTGATGTTTGCCTTGCCGCCGATACTTTGGCAAGATGCTAATGTAAAACTAAAGCTAAAACAGATGAAAAAAGACGGCATGGACATAGATGAGTACTTTGCTTCTATTTTTAGCGGCGGCGAGTAA
- a CDS encoding NADH:flavin oxidoreductase/NADH oxidase: MQSLLFSPLKIGDLEIKNRIVMPPMCMYKAKNENGLPRCFHRLHYAARALGGVGLIIVEATAAEPRGRITSRDLGLWNDEQLEAHARLVKECVKYGAAMAVQLAHAGRKSECEGLIAPSALKFSESCKTPRQMSADDIVAVKQAFVQAAIRAQRAGYTAIEIHAAHGYLISEFLSPGINLRDDEYGGSFENRTRFLKEILTEIKVAVQIPVGVRISAESWVKGDWSLEDSVRLAKDLEALGAAFIHVSAGGFFERTDSAPAFTPLYQARYAKALRQAVGIPVIVVGLITKASEGEALLLGGVCDAVAYGRELLRNPNFAQAAMSELGCCELIENSYKRAFK; this comes from the coding sequence ATGCAAAGCTTGCTTTTCTCGCCGCTAAAAATCGGCGATCTAGAGATCAAAAACCGCATCGTGATGCCGCCGATGTGTATGTACAAGGCTAAAAACGAAAACGGCCTACCTAGGTGCTTTCACCGCTTGCATTACGCCGCTCGCGCGCTAGGAGGCGTCGGGCTTATCATCGTCGAGGCCACGGCTGCCGAGCCTAGAGGTAGGATCACGAGCCGCGATCTAGGGCTGTGGAACGACGAGCAGCTAGAGGCGCACGCCAGGCTCGTCAAAGAGTGCGTCAAATACGGCGCCGCAATGGCCGTCCAGCTCGCGCATGCCGGCAGAAAAAGCGAGTGCGAGGGGCTGATCGCGCCTAGCGCTCTGAAATTTAGCGAGAGTTGCAAAACGCCGAGGCAGATGAGCGCGGACGACATTGTTGCGGTCAAGCAAGCTTTCGTTCAGGCTGCGATTAGAGCCCAGCGCGCAGGATACACCGCGATCGAGATCCATGCCGCGCACGGTTATCTCATCAGCGAATTTCTCTCGCCCGGGATTAACCTGCGAGACGACGAATACGGCGGGAGCTTCGAAAACCGCACGAGATTTCTAAAAGAAATTTTAACCGAAATAAAAGTCGCGGTACAAATCCCCGTCGGAGTGCGCATAAGCGCGGAAAGTTGGGTGAAGGGCGACTGGAGCCTAGAGGATAGCGTGCGGCTAGCAAAAGATCTCGAGGCCTTGGGTGCGGCGTTTATCCACGTCTCGGCGGGCGGATTTTTTGAGCGCACGGATAGCGCGCCTGCGTTTACTCCGCTTTATCAGGCCCGCTACGCTAAGGCCCTAAGGCAGGCGGTTGGCATCCCAGTGATCGTGGTCGGACTCATCACAAAGGCATCCGAGGGCGAGGCGCTACTACTAGGCGGCGTTTGCGACGCGGTGGCATACGGTAGAGAGCTGCTGCGAAATCCAAATTTCGCGCAGGCTGCGATGAGCGAGCTAGGGTGCTGTGAGCTGATAGAAAACTCGTATAAAAGGGCGTTTAAGTAA
- a CDS encoding WYL domain-containing protein: MCKNGELFKPFMMPNKHQNESEKLIDLLHVINPGFAKFLPPTHKKVDDKLAKELAEIFLIKGSPHENTPNLRTFAALQKAIKFKRYCALKYLGRRLCEVKILKLIYCKGNWQVATLRSSETENNGFEVLRAAFIEDVKISIKTFYADEYTLNFIKNSETFWDGYKVAPYPAAVAVSPGARKYFAQKRFFKSQKISDDPLPNGWTKIEFSVTSDKMLLMLAKRWFPDLIILSPLSAKRKFEDDIDIYRQNSALFLVDKD, translated from the coding sequence GTGTGCAAAAACGGCGAGCTTTTTAAGCCTTTTATGATGCCCAATAAGCACCAAAACGAGAGTGAAAAGCTCATCGACCTACTACACGTCATCAACCCCGGCTTTGCTAAATTTTTGCCCCCGACGCACAAAAAAGTGGACGACAAGCTAGCCAAAGAGCTAGCCGAAATCTTTCTTATCAAGGGTAGTCCGCATGAAAACACCCCAAATCTTCGTACTTTCGCTGCGCTGCAAAAAGCGATCAAATTTAAAAGATACTGTGCGCTAAAATACCTCGGGCGCCGCCTCTGCGAAGTCAAAATCCTAAAGCTAATCTACTGCAAAGGCAACTGGCAAGTAGCCACTCTGAGAAGCTCTGAGACGGAAAACAACGGCTTTGAGGTACTGCGAGCAGCCTTTATCGAGGATGTAAAAATCTCGATCAAAACCTTTTACGCCGACGAATATACACTAAATTTCATCAAAAACTCTGAGACCTTTTGGGACGGCTACAAGGTCGCGCCCTACCCAGCCGCAGTCGCCGTATCGCCGGGTGCGCGTAAATACTTCGCGCAAAAAAGATTTTTCAAATCACAAAAGATCTCGGACGACCCTTTACCAAACGGCTGGACGAAGATCGAGTTTAGCGTCACTAGCGATAAAATGCTACTGATGCTAGCCAAAAGATGGTTCCCAGATCTAATCATCTTATCGCCTCTTAGCGCAAAGCGTAAATTTGAAGACGATATAGACATTTATAGGCAAAATTCGGCTTTATTTTTAGTCGATAAGGATTAA
- a CDS encoding anion permease, with protein sequence MNNAVKALAIIIIGLAVWFSPNPEGVSKEGWHLFAIVLATILGLILQPLPIGAVAMIGVTVAILTKVLKPAEGP encoded by the coding sequence ATGAATAACGCAGTAAAAGCCCTGGCAATAATCATCATCGGGCTTGCGGTGTGGTTCTCGCCAAATCCTGAGGGTGTGAGCAAGGAGGGCTGGCATCTCTTCGCTATCGTTTTGGCGACGATTTTGGGGCTGATTTTGCAGCCCTTGCCTATCGGAGCAGTAGCGATGATCGGCGTCACGGTCGCGATACTAACCAAGGTCTTGAAGCCCGCGGAAGGCCCTTAG